Proteins encoded together in one Treponema primitia ZAS-1 window:
- a CDS encoding cytochrome c biogenesis CcdA family protein yields MFHQVSILLAFGAGLLSFLSPCILPLIPSYLAFLGGMANKRHLVAATLSFILGFSVVFTVLSILFSGTFLLLGGAARYINIAAGIMVILLGLNVLFDFLKFLNYEKRATLTGRPKGLAGAFLVGIAFGAGWSPCVGPILGSILLMAGQSGKAGQAMLYLAVYSAGLGLPFLAAAVFFNRFLRGAAKLRSHLPLIKRISGIFLIGIGIFILLGQYQRLNIFLLKAEYAFSSWAKTGGLPARLLPAIFFFIIAALPPVFRLLKRRPLRSWPLIIFSGIFSILGIVQAAGMLDSAGLIARWLLYRQTI; encoded by the coding sequence ATGTTTCACCAGGTGTCCATCCTGCTGGCCTTTGGGGCGGGCCTGCTTTCGTTCCTATCCCCCTGTATATTACCCCTGATCCCCTCCTATCTCGCCTTCCTTGGCGGTATGGCAAACAAACGCCACCTGGTTGCGGCAACCCTAAGCTTTATCCTGGGGTTCAGCGTGGTCTTTACCGTCCTGAGCATACTCTTTTCGGGAACCTTTCTCCTTTTAGGCGGAGCAGCCCGGTATATCAACATAGCGGCGGGGATCATGGTCATCCTCCTTGGCTTGAATGTCCTCTTCGACTTTCTTAAATTCCTGAATTACGAAAAACGGGCAACGCTTACCGGACGTCCCAAGGGCTTGGCCGGGGCTTTCCTGGTGGGTATCGCCTTTGGCGCAGGCTGGAGTCCCTGTGTAGGGCCCATCCTGGGCAGCATACTCCTCATGGCCGGGCAAAGCGGAAAAGCCGGTCAGGCTATGCTGTACTTGGCGGTGTATTCCGCCGGGCTGGGGCTGCCCTTTCTGGCTGCGGCGGTCTTTTTTAACCGCTTTCTCAGGGGCGCTGCAAAACTCCGCTCCCACCTGCCCCTGATAAAACGGATCAGCGGAATCTTCCTCATCGGTATCGGTATTTTCATCCTCCTGGGCCAGTACCAGCGGCTGAATATCTTCCTGCTAAAAGCTGAATATGCCTTCTCGTCCTGGGCTAAAACCGGGGGTCTCCCGGCACGTCTTTTGCCGGCCATCTTCTTTTTCATTATCGCCGCCTTACCCCCGGTGTTCCGGCTCCTCAAGAGACGACCCCTGCGGTCCTGGCCGCTTATCATTTTTTCCGGTATCTTTAGTATCCTGGGTATTGTCCAGGCTGCGGGAATGCTGGACAGCGCGGGTCTCATTGCCCGCTGGCTGCTCTACCGGCAGACCATATAG
- a CDS encoding TlpA disulfide reductase family protein, whose translation MINKQFLCALFILGALLLFPQCVPAKGASQKNNDTTGTAAPAEEIDWDSLPEIDPGVKQAFEELGIPVVDRPIPIFDFSAELLDGSFIKLSDFKGKVVFLNFWATWCGPCRMEMPSMEILYRRFKDQGLEILAVDVRESKKDVAAFMDELDLSFPAALDPRGDIAAIYGIEAFPTTYIIGRDGRIITRLVGAINWDIPELIELFQILLKVPAAE comes from the coding sequence ATGATAAACAAACAGTTTTTATGCGCCCTGTTCATTTTGGGAGCCCTGCTGCTCTTCCCCCAGTGCGTTCCAGCCAAAGGGGCGTCACAAAAAAACAACGATACCACCGGCACGGCGGCTCCGGCGGAAGAAATCGATTGGGATTCCCTGCCGGAAATAGACCCGGGTGTAAAACAGGCTTTCGAAGAACTGGGCATTCCGGTTGTAGACCGGCCTATTCCTATATTTGACTTTTCCGCAGAGCTATTAGACGGATCTTTCATCAAACTATCGGATTTCAAGGGCAAGGTGGTATTCCTCAATTTCTGGGCTACCTGGTGCGGCCCCTGCAGAATGGAAATGCCCTCCATGGAAATCCTGTACCGACGCTTTAAAGATCAGGGGCTTGAGATCCTGGCAGTAGATGTCCGGGAAAGTAAAAAAGACGTCGCCGCCTTTATGGACGAGCTCGACCTTAGTTTTCCTGCGGCCCTGGACCCCAGGGGAGATATTGCGGCGATCTACGGAATTGAAGCTTTCCCCACAACGTACATCATAGGCCGGGATGGGAGGATCATCACCAGACTTGTGGGGGCGATAAACTGGGATATCCCGGAGCTAATTGAGCTCTTTCAGATTTTGCTGAAAGTTCCGGCGGCAGAGTAA
- a CDS encoding BMP family ABC transporter substrate-binding protein has protein sequence MKKVLILITLTALLFGCRGGNSGGSKTGPAKTVSIGIFIPGVMSGSPLYEMLALGVQRAAAENTGVETTIIEGGYNQAEWESRVTSMAASGDYDLIVSSNPSLPAIASEVSAKFPKQHFLLLDGELSGNPAIYTMRYNQWEQAYMAGHIAALVTKAAGQGQTRIGLVAAQEYPAMNDIILPGYREGAQAVDPAFTVDFRVVGNWFDAERGAQLAEEMIRNGAPVILPIAGGAGAGVLQAASEAGAKVVWFDINGYDLHPGTVVGSAVLHQNRAAYEQTKRYLEGRLPFGSAEMVGVADGYVDFIEDDPHYIAAVSGELREKQTLLVEQIRSGVLVLGK, from the coding sequence GTGAAAAAGGTACTAATACTCATTACTCTTACAGCGTTACTGTTCGGTTGTCGCGGCGGTAACTCCGGCGGATCCAAGACCGGCCCAGCGAAGACCGTATCCATAGGCATATTCATCCCCGGGGTTATGTCCGGAAGCCCCCTCTACGAAATGCTGGCCCTCGGGGTACAGCGGGCGGCGGCGGAAAACACCGGCGTTGAAACAACGATTATCGAGGGCGGTTATAACCAGGCGGAGTGGGAAAGCCGGGTAACATCCATGGCCGCTTCCGGGGATTATGATCTTATCGTTTCCTCTAATCCTTCCCTTCCGGCGATTGCCTCGGAGGTATCTGCAAAATTTCCCAAACAGCATTTCCTGCTTCTGGATGGAGAATTATCGGGGAATCCCGCTATCTATACCATGCGTTATAACCAATGGGAACAGGCCTATATGGCGGGGCATATCGCAGCATTGGTTACTAAAGCTGCGGGTCAGGGCCAAACCAGAATTGGTTTGGTGGCAGCCCAGGAATATCCTGCCATGAACGATATTATTCTTCCGGGCTATAGGGAAGGCGCCCAGGCGGTTGATCCGGCCTTTACCGTGGATTTCCGGGTGGTGGGAAATTGGTTTGATGCGGAACGGGGCGCCCAGCTCGCGGAGGAAATGATCCGCAATGGTGCGCCGGTTATCCTTCCCATTGCCGGAGGCGCCGGAGCAGGGGTCCTTCAAGCAGCCTCCGAAGCGGGGGCCAAGGTGGTTTGGTTCGATATCAATGGCTATGATCTGCACCCGGGAACAGTGGTGGGGAGCGCGGTATTGCATCAGAACAGGGCTGCCTATGAGCAAACAAAGCGATATCTGGAGGGCCGTCTCCCCTTTGGCAGCGCCGAAATGGTTGGGGTAGCGGATGGCTATGTGGACTTTATTGAAGATGATCCCCATTATATCGCAGCGGTCAGCGGAGAATTACGGGAAAAACAGACCCTGCTTGTTGAGCAGATTCGTTCAGGGGTTTTAGTTTTAGGAAAATAA
- a CDS encoding ATP-binding cassette domain-containing protein, with amino-acid sequence MVELRGIQKYFPSNGVTALDNAEFDLRSGEIHALLGENGAGKSTLMHVMAGYLKPGAGHILIDGKEHHFTAPVDALSAGIGMVRQHPHLVPGFTVWEDCILGAEPSTAGIVNRKKARILTQSVSDRWGFDLPLDRNTETLTVSQRQKTAVLALLLRGELHRKHREVRYLIFDEVTAVLSPGETDSLFALFRRLKAEGRGICIISHKLEETLNLADRVSILRRGKTAAVLNAASLDGEKAGKLMFGIEPVEQTTAMTVTLNSTALTPDPGVGDAAEKQGLRVEGLSVEVRGRPFIRNVDLELPQGKILGIAGVRDSGLETLELGITGFLHPSAGKIFLCGQDITGKGPRAFRAARGAYIGATGKAMDPSLRLRDNIIIHAHRRSRRGFRGRFGIMDEELLNSWMKRILEAAKVDRNPKVKADSLSGGMMQRVILAREFAEDAAFLILAEPGWGLDRPGREALARALKQNAAQGKGALIFSTDVDELLSLSDEILVLRNGEFSDRISLGSFRGQEETVMFRELKERISRAMVGMTGGKQINV; translated from the coding sequence GTGGTGGAGCTTAGGGGCATACAGAAATACTTTCCTTCCAACGGAGTTACCGCCCTGGATAACGCTGAATTTGATCTTCGGTCTGGAGAAATCCACGCACTGCTGGGAGAAAACGGGGCGGGAAAGTCTACCCTGATGCATGTTATGGCGGGATACCTAAAACCCGGAGCGGGGCATATCCTGATAGACGGGAAGGAACACCATTTTACCGCCCCGGTGGATGCGCTTTCCGCCGGGATCGGTATGGTCCGCCAGCACCCCCACCTGGTACCGGGATTTACGGTTTGGGAGGATTGCATACTCGGCGCGGAGCCTAGTACGGCAGGAATAGTAAACCGTAAAAAAGCCCGAATACTGACGCAGTCCGTTTCTGACCGCTGGGGTTTCGATCTGCCCTTGGACAGGAACACTGAGACCCTCACCGTAAGCCAGCGGCAAAAAACTGCCGTCCTCGCACTTCTTTTGCGGGGGGAACTACACCGAAAGCATCGGGAGGTACGTTATCTTATCTTTGATGAGGTAACCGCGGTCCTGAGCCCCGGAGAAACCGATAGCCTCTTTGCCCTTTTCAGGCGCCTTAAAGCGGAAGGGAGGGGCATCTGTATCATTTCCCATAAGCTGGAGGAGACCCTTAACCTTGCCGACCGGGTAAGTATTCTGAGAAGAGGTAAAACCGCCGCCGTCCTAAACGCCGCATCCCTGGATGGTGAAAAGGCCGGCAAACTGATGTTTGGAATTGAACCGGTAGAACAGACTACAGCCATGACAGTAACGCTAAACTCTACAGCGCTGACGCCGGACCCCGGTGTGGGTGATGCTGCGGAAAAACAGGGACTGCGGGTAGAGGGTTTGTCGGTAGAAGTCCGGGGCCGGCCTTTTATCCGCAATGTGGATCTGGAACTGCCTCAGGGGAAAATTCTGGGCATTGCCGGGGTCCGGGACAGCGGCCTGGAAACTCTGGAACTGGGGATAACAGGATTCCTGCATCCTTCGGCGGGGAAGATTTTCCTCTGCGGCCAGGACATAACAGGCAAGGGGCCCCGGGCTTTTCGGGCTGCCCGGGGGGCCTACATCGGCGCGACCGGCAAAGCCATGGATCCATCACTTCGGCTTCGTGATAATATCATTATCCACGCCCACCGCCGTTCCCGGCGGGGTTTCCGGGGCAGATTCGGCATCATGGATGAGGAACTGCTGAACTCCTGGATGAAGCGTATTCTGGAAGCGGCCAAGGTCGACCGGAACCCCAAGGTCAAGGCGGATTCCCTTTCCGGAGGTATGATGCAGCGGGTCATCCTGGCCCGGGAATTTGCCGAGGACGCAGCGTTCCTGATACTGGCGGAACCCGGCTGGGGGCTGGACCGTCCCGGCCGGGAAGCGCTGGCCCGGGCGCTTAAACAGAATGCTGCTCAGGGGAAGGGGGCGCTTATTTTTTCTACCGATGTGGATGAACTGCTATCCCTATCAGATGAAATCCTGGTTTTACGGAACGGAGAATTTTCCGATAGAATTTCCCTTGGGTCTTTCCGCGGGCAGGAAGAAACGGTTATGTTTCGGGAACTTAAAGAACGAATAAGCCGTG